ACAGCCGCTCCAGCTCGTCATCTCCATCACCGACGAAAAGCTGCTCGTGTGGTCGGTGAGCGGACTCGAGGGAACACTGCAGCAGCCCAAGCTCGTGCTGCCGCACAACCCGCCGGGCTCGGAGCAGCCCTACGATCTGGCCAAGCTCAACGCGACCCTCAAGGAGATCGTCAAGCGCCGTTGGCCCGACCCCAAGGCGCGCGATCCGTCCACCGAGGCGGTCATCATCCAGGCCGACCCGAAGACGCCCTACGAAACCGTCATCGCGGTGATGGACTACGCGCGCGAGGTCGTCACGGACGACGAAAACGATCCCGACCGCGGCCTGCGCCTGTTTCCCAAGGTTCACTTCTCGACGGGGTTCCAATAGATGTCGATCTCGGTCCGCGAAGCGCGTGCGATCGTCCGCAAGGCCGTCAAGCGGGTTCCGGAGGGTGAGGAGATCACCCACCTGAACATCATGCCGATGCTCGACATCATGACGATCCTGCTGGTCTTCATGATCAAGCAGGCGTCGGTCGGCGCGACGGACATCATGCCGCCGGACGTGGTGCCGCCGCGGTCCACGACGCGGCAGCCGATTCCGGAGGAAGGCACGCCCGTGTTCATCGGAACCAAAGCGATCCTCGTCGACGGCGTGCCGATCGTCGCGGTCACCAACGGGGACGTCGACCCGTCGGAGCGGGCCGAGGGCGCCCTCGGGCTCGAGATCACCAAGCTCACCAACACGCTGGCGATGCACCGCAAGGCCTACGCCAGCACCGAGGGCAAGGGCCCCGATTCGCTCACGATCATCGCCGACAAGAGCACGCCCTACCGCCTGCTGATGTCGGTGATGTACTCGAGCAAGCGCGCGTGCGAGGACGCCGGCGACTGCTACAAGGAGTACCGGCTGATCGTCTCGCGCGGCGACGCGGCGTTCTGACCCGGCGTTCGGCCGCAGCGGCGTCGGGCGCCGTCCCCGAGCGGGGTCCGCGTTCCCGCTTGACGGTCCGACGCGGCCGCGCTCTGCTGATCGAGCGCCATGGCGCTGGCGGACAAATACCGGCTCGGGGAGCGCATCGGCGGCGGCGGCATGGCCGAGGTGTTCGCCGCCACGCTGTCGGGGGCCGAAGGATTCGCGCGCCGCGTCGCGATCAAGCGCGTGCTCCCGACCTGGTCCGCCGACCCGGCGTTCGCGGACATGTTCGTCAACGAGGCGCGCATCGCGAGCCTGTTGCAGCACCCGAACGTCGTGAGCGTGCTCGACTTCGACCGCGACGCCGACGGGCGGCTGTTTCTCGTGATGGAGTTCATCGACGGGGTCGACCTTCGCCAGTTGATCCACACCGGCGCCCTGCCCCCGCCGATCGCCGCCCACGTCACGGCCGAGATGCTCCGCGCGCTCGACTACGCGCACACGCTCGAGCACGGCGGCCGGCCGCTCGGCATCGTCCACCGCGACGTGTCACCGCACAACGTACTGCTGTCGTGGAGCGGCGGCGTCAAGCTGTCGGACTTCGGCATCGCGAAGGCGTTTGCCGCCACCGGCGCGAGCGCCACCGGCTCGGTCAAGGGCAAGGCGGCGTACATGAGTCCGGAGCAGGCGCACGGCCGGCGGCTCGACGGGCGCGCGGACCTGTTCGCGGTCGGTGTCGTGCTGCACGAGATGCTCACGGGCCGGCGCCTGTTCGCCGGCGCGACCGAGGCCGAATCGCTCGCCCGCATGCTGGCGATGCCGATCC
This is a stretch of genomic DNA from Deltaproteobacteria bacterium. It encodes these proteins:
- a CDS encoding serine/threonine protein kinase, with translation MALADKYRLGERIGGGGMAEVFAATLSGAEGFARRVAIKRVLPTWSADPAFADMFVNEARIASLLQHPNVVSVLDFDRDADGRLFLVMEFIDGVDLRQLIHTGALPPPIAAHVTAEMLRALDYAHTLEHGGRPLGIVHRDVSPHNVLLSWSGGVKLSDFGIAKAFAATGASATGSVKGKAAYMSPEQAHGRRLDGRADLFAVGVVLHEMLTGRRLFAGATEAESLARMLAMPIPNPREWSPSAPDDLAAVALQLLARDPADRFASAAAALEAVLSCECVTPRGATALAALLRERFPDRAPARPRSAAAPVEAWAAGSGPAELPDGATTPLLPASDAPTRTTAADPTPRPPAVAAGTPAAGDPVVTPVPLPVRSSLWRRAAAAIAIAVVAAVAAYAGARALGGRGAGRAGDRPAATGAEVAPAAAADA